A part of Scleropages formosus chromosome 3, fSclFor1.1, whole genome shotgun sequence genomic DNA contains:
- the LOC108922537 gene encoding DDB1- and CUL4-associated factor 7, translated as MSLHGKRKEIYKYEAPWTVYAMNWSVRPDKRFRLALGSFVEEYNNKVQLVGLEEESSDFVCRNTFDHPYPTTKIMWIPDTKGVYPDLLATSGDYLRIWRVSDTETRLECLLNNNKNSDFCAPLTSFDWNEVDPNLLGTSSIDTTCTIWGLETGQVLGRVNLVSGHVKTQLIAHDKEVYDIAFSRAGGGRDMFASVGADGSVRMFDLRHLEHSTIIYEDPQHHPLLRLCWNKQDPNYLATMAMDGMEVVILDVRVPCTPVARLNNHRACVNGIAWAPHSSCHICTAADDHQALIWDIQQMPRAIEDPILAYTAEGEINNVQWASTQPDWIAICYNNCLEILRV; from the exons ATGTCTCTTCACGGCAAGAGAAAGGAGATCTACAAGTACGAGGCGCCGTGGACCGTGTACGCCATGAACTGGAGCGTCCGGCCCGACAAGCGCTTCCGCCTGGCGCTGGGCAGCTTCGTGGAGGAGTACAACAACAAG GTACAGCTGGTGGGCTTGGAGGAAGAGAGCTCAGATTTTGTGTGCAGGAACACCTTTGACCACCCCTATCCCACAACCAAGATTATGTGGATTCCTGACACCAAGGGGGTCTACCCAGACCTGCTTGCCACCAGTGGGGACTACCTCCGCATCTGGAGG gtcagtgacacagagacacGTCTGGAATGCCTTcttaacaacaacaagaactcGGACTTCTGTGCCCCTCTCACTTCCTTTGATTGGAATGAGGTGGATCCCAACTTATTGG GCACATCTAGCATTGACACTACCTGCACCATTTGGGGTCTGGAAACCGGCCAAGTGCTAGGTCGTGTCAACTTGGTGTCCGGCCATGTAAAGACCCAGCTGATTGCCCATGATAAGGAG GTGTATGACATCGCTTTTAGCCGGGCGGGTGGTGGCCGGGACATGTTTGCATCGGTGGGAGCCGATGGCTCCGTGCGCATGTTTGATCTGAGGCATCTGGAACACAGCACCATCATCTATGAGGATCCTCAGCACCATCCGCTGCTGCGCCTCTGTTGGAATAAGCAGGACCCCAACTACTTGGCCACCATGGCCATGGATGGCATGGAG GTGGTGATCCTGGATGTGCGGGTGCCCTGCACACCAGTTGCCAGACTCAACAACCATCGTGCCTGTGTCAATGGCATTGCCTGGGCACCCCACTCCTCTTGTCACATTTGTACTGCAG CGGATGACCACCAAGCTCTAATCTGGGACATTCAGCAGATGCCCAGGGCCATTGAAGACCCCATCCTGGCCTACACTGCTGAAGGGGAGATCAACAACGTGCAGTGGGCCTCCACACAACCCGATTGGATAGCCATCTGCTACAACAACTGCTTGGAGATCCTTCGGGTCTAA
- the ccdc47 gene encoding PAT complex subunit CCDC47, whose translation MRAQLLLPFMLLLLASPMTWGRYDDFDDGEDLAEFDDNDFAEFEDLSEDAGMEPEATASPRVAAAPASDQDDDDDEAVVEIEDAQDDFEDTETPDEDIKYDTEEFEGFEKSSPSFKDPINIITVPSHLQNSWESYYMEILMVTGLLAYIMNYIIGKNKNHRLAQAWFSSHRELLESNFALVGDDGTSKEAVSTGKLNQENEHIYNLWCSGRVCCEGMLIQLKFLKRQDLLNVLARMMRPVCDQVQIKVTLNDEDMDTFVFAVGSRKAMARLQKEMQDLSEFCSDKPKSGAKYSLPEFMAILSEMGEVTDGMMDSKMVHYLINHADKIESIHFSDQFSGPKLMQEEGQPLKLPETKKTLLFTFNVPGMGNTSPKDMDALLPLMNMVIYSIDKVKKFRLNREGKQKADKNRARVEENFLKQTHAQRQEAAQTRREEKKRAEKERIMNEEDPERQRRLEEAAQRREQKKLEKKQMKMKQIKVKAM comes from the exons ATGCGTGCTCAGCTTCTTCTCCCTTTCATGCTGTTGCTCTTGGCTTCTCCCATGACTTGGGGGCGTTACGATGACTTTGACGACGGTGAAGACCTTGCAGAATTTGATGACAATGACTTTGCGGAGTTCGAGGACTTGAGCGAGGATGCGGGCATGGAGCCGGAAGCAACGGCCTCTCCCCGGGTGGCTGCGGCCCCTGCTAGCGACCAGGACGATGACGATGATGAGGCTGTTGTGGAGATAGAGGATGCGCAGGATGACTTTGAGGATACAGAGACGCCG GATGAAGACATTAAATATGACACTGAGGAATTTGAAGGCTTTGAGAAGTCCAGTCCTTCCTTCAAAGATCCCATCAACATCATAACA GTACCATCCCACTTGCAAAACAGCTGGGAGAGCTACTATATGGAGATCCTGATGGTGACGGGGCTGCTGGCCTACATCATGAATTACATCATTGGGAAGAACAAGAATCACCGTCTGGCACAGGCCTGGTTCAGCTCACACCGGGAGCTGCTTGAGAGTAACTTTGCCCTTGTGG GTGACGATGGCACCAGCAAGGAAGCGGTAAGCACCGGGAAGCTCAACCAAGAGAACGAGCACATCTACAACCTGTGGTGCTCAGGCCGTGTATGCTGCGAGGGCATGCTCATCCAGCTCAAG tttttgaagaGGCAAGACCTGCTCAATGTACTCGCAAGGATGATGAGGCCTGTCTGCGATCAAGTG CAAATCAAGGTGACCCTGAATGATGAGGACATGGACACTTTTGTCTTTGCTGTGGGCAGCAGGAAGGCGATGGCCCGACTGCAGAAGGAGATGCAGGACTTG AGTGAGTTCTGCAGCGACAAGCCCAAATCTGGAGCTAAGTACAGCCTCCCAGAGTTCATGGCAATCCTGTCAGAGATGGGGGAGGTGACAGATGGAATGATGGACAGCAAG ATGGTTCATTACCTCATCAATCACGCCGACaagattgagtccatccatttCTCGGACCAATTCTCTGGTCCAAAACTTATGCAAGA GGAGGGTCAGCCCTTGAAATTGCCAGAGACTAAAAAgacacttttgtttacatttaatg tgcctgggatgGGCAACACGTCTCCCAAAGACATGGACGCCCTGCTGCCCCTCATGAACATGGTCATCTACAGCATCGACAAAGTCAAAAAGTTTCGCCTCAACAGGGAG GGCAAGCAGAAGGCTGACAAGAACCGGGCCCGCGTGGAGGAGAACTTCTTGAAACAGACACATGCCCAACGCCAGGAGGCTGCGCAGACCCGGCGTGAGGAGAAAAAGCGTGCGGAGAAGGAAAGAATAATGAATGAGGAGGACCCTGAACGACAGCGTCGCCTGGAG GAGGCAGCACAGCGTCGGGAACAGAAAAAGTTAGAGAAGAAGCAGATGAAGATGAAGCAGATCAAAGTGAAAGCCATGTGA